The proteins below come from a single Portunus trituberculatus isolate SZX2019 chromosome 2, ASM1759143v1, whole genome shotgun sequence genomic window:
- the LOC123505019 gene encoding peritrophin-48-like isoform X1, with product MCLPCTAMALRTGCLLLPLFFIALARVILVDAQACGDIGPDTCKDDAATLCAGCTNGVALVPNPFDCSSYYVCKDETTFITDDSLLCPDGDIFDENELACKPDGNCSFNCEQPGDGGDCLYTCEGNPGGKIADPFDCSMYHQCTGTEPGPATTCPADTPYFDGEKCGVDESACCHCRPYCYSGDDAGSYVEDPTDCRKFFLCLAENEIPTIQSACRDGEHFDLHTRQCSSTAPCVTLCRNLVDENGCIDPYTCQEAGFFSKCKTQCLREYYHCEEVSDDYAPTETCSDDLVFNPDTVQCIESESCPYSHQYLLLDPVPA from the exons ATGTGTCTGCCGTGCACAGCCATGGCTCTGCGCACCGGGTGTCTCCTCCtgcccctcttcttcatt GCATTAGCAAGAGTCATCTTGGTAGATGCACAGGCATGCGGCGACATAGGACCCGATACTTGTAAGGATGACGCAGCCACATTATGTGCCGGCTGTACTAACGGAGTCGCTCTAGTTCCGAACCCTTTTGACTGCAGCAGTTACTACGTGTGCAAGGATGAAACCACCTTCATAACAGATGACTCCCTCCTCTGCCCAGATGGTGATATATTCGACGAGAATGAATTGGCGTGCAAGCCAGACGGCAATTGCTCGTTTAACTGCGAGCAGCCAGGTGACGGCGGGGATTGTCTTTATACATGTGAAGGGAATCCAGGCGGTAAGATAGCTGACCCATTTGACTGTAGCATGTACCACCAATGTACCGGTACTGAGCCTGGACCAGCTACAACGTGTCCTGCTGATACACCGTACTTTGATGGCGAgaagtgtggtgtggatgagtcAGCTTGCTGCCACTGCCGCCCCTACTGCTACTCCGGGGACGATGCAGGCAGTTACGTTGAGGACCCCACAGACTGTCGGAAGTTCTTCTTGTGCTTAGCGGAAAATGAAATACCGACGATTCAAAGTGCGTGTAGAGATGGTGAGCACTTTGACTTGCACACCAGGCAGTGTAGCAGCACGGCGCCGTGTGTCACGCTGTGCAGGAACTTGGTGGACGAGAACGGCTGCATCGATCCGTACACGTGCCAAGAAGCAGGCTTCTTCTCCAAATGCAAGACACAGTGCCTTAGGGAATACTACCACTGTGAAGAGGTCAGTGACGACTACGCCCCGACGGAGACGTGCTCCGATGACCT